The Salvelinus namaycush isolate Seneca chromosome 38, SaNama_1.0, whole genome shotgun sequence genome includes a window with the following:
- the LOC120031981 gene encoding ras association domain-containing protein 8-like translates to MELKVWVDGVQRIVCGVTELTTCQEVVIALAQAIGRTGRYTLIERWRETERHLAPHENPVVSLNMWGQYASDVQLVLQRTGPSLSERPNSDGTSRVPERGLYRQSLPPLAKLRPSANDRSLKRREPKRKSLTFTAGVKGLRDIFGKGRDAEAKQQQRALNQGRGVVSVPLSPARELVRLVQLQKDKLQLLESRLQGCEAELHGWESGDGGVCVEGQEGVGVLEEELARLEQQLRRNEVEMSEEEFWQNELQIEQESERQLREQFQELIGRVRECEARLGEYLTRIQGMEADLEQETEQSRQVDEEEARAQLGKVRAELEQQVQHRVQLESSCRAVDRSLGQSSKKLQEKEQELEQLTRELRQVNLQQFIHQTGTKVTVLPAQPNDQKNKTDLQSGSLKRLASSRLLPSDLRALQSPVSSGLNPEGIYV, encoded by the exons ATGGAGCTGAAAGTGTGGGTGGATGGAGTGCAGCGAATCGTATGTGGCGTCACAGAGCTCACCACATGCCAGGAGGTGGTCATCGCCCTAGCCCAGGCCATTG GGCGTACTGGCAGGTACACGTTGATCGAGAGATGGCGGGAGACGGAACGCCACTTGGCACCGCATGAGAACCCTGTGGTGTCCCTCAACATGTGGGGCCAGTATGCCAGCGACGTGCAGTTGGTTCTCCAGCGCACCGGCCCCTCCCTCAGTGAACGTCCCAACTCCGACGGCACATCCCGTGTGCCCGAGCGCGGCCTCTACCGCCAGAGCCTGCCTCCTTTGGCCAAGCTGCGCCCGTCGGCCAATGACCGCTCACTCAAGCGTCGGGAGCCCAAACGTAAGTCCCTCACCTTCACGGCTGGGGTCAAGGGCTTGAGGGATATTTTTGGGAAGGGCAGAGATGCCGAGGCCAAGCAGCAGCAGAGAGCACTGAACCAGGGCAGGGGGGTGGTGTCTGTGCCCCTCAGTCCAGCCCGGGAGCTGGTGCGCTTGGTCCAGCTGCAGAAGGACAAGCTCCAGCTACTGGAGAGCCGGTTGCAGGGCTGTGAGGCGGAGCTACATGGCTGGGAAAGCGGTGATGGTGGTGTGTGCGTCGAGGGTCAGGAGGGCGTCGGCGTGCTGGAGGAGGAGCTGGCGCGTCTGGAGCAGCAGCTGCGGAGGAACGAGGTGGAGATGTCCGAGGAGGAGTTCTGGCAGAACGAGCTGCAGATCGAGCAGGAGAGCGAGCGGCAGCTGAGGGAGCAGTTCCAGGAGCTGATTGGACGGGTGCGGGAGTGCGAAGCCCGGCTGGGGGAGTACCTAACCCGTATCCAGGGCATGGAGGCTGACCTAGAACAGGAGACTGAGCAGAGCAGGCAGGTGGACGAGGAGGAGGCCCGGGCCCAGCTGGGGAAGGTCAGGGCGGAGCTGGAGCAGCAGGTTCAACACAGAGTGCAGCTGGAGAGCAGCTGCAGGGCTGTGGACCGCTCACTGGGACAGTCCAGCAAGAAACTACAG GAGAAGGAGCAGGAGTTGGAGCAGTTGACCAGGGAGCTGAGACAGGTGAACCTTCAGCAGTTCATCCATCAGACGGGCACCAAGGTCACCGTTCTACCAGCCCAGCCCAATGACCAGAAGAATAAGACAG acctccagtcaGGCTCGTTGAAACGGCTGGCCTCCTCCCGCCTCCTCCCCAGTGACCTCCGGGCTCTGCAGAGTCCAGTGTCTTCAGGCCTCAACCCTGAGGGCATCTATGTCTGA